One Coregonus clupeaformis isolate EN_2021a chromosome 21, ASM2061545v1, whole genome shotgun sequence DNA window includes the following coding sequences:
- the LOC121535015 gene encoding GTPase IMAP family member 7 yields MASSKSTDEDYPLKAVQRRSSVDGRRPNMSMSRIALVGKTGAGKSSSANTILGRDAFRSAVSGYSVTRECSKETGEVGGREVTIVDTPGLFDTSLSEETVKREIAKCVNMSAPGPHAIIVVIKVATFTEEERSAVKKVEEIFGKDAKKYTMILFTHGDKVKGGIEKCVEQAGEDLKLILKTFGNRYHIFNNMKTNDRTQVCELFEKIDDMVADNNGDFYSNYTYQKVSKMLEERESKLKEVYEKKLREEVKALKSKYEEAMCALLEENLTLKEAEREGRNRESERTQKRWDNRIQETKRFYDGLKKRTRYVVEQVPDTEDFDDIVGRYPETLSLKWN; encoded by the exons AAGATTATCCGCTGAAAGCAGTGCAGAGAAGGTCCAGCGTTGATGGTAGACGTCCCAATA TGTCCATGTCCAGAATTGCGCTGGTGGGGAAGACTGGTGCTGGAAAAAGTTCATCAGCCAATACAATCCTGGGGCGAGATGCCTTCAGATCAGCTGTCAGTGGGTACTCTGTCACCAGAGAGTGTTCTAAAGAGACAGGGGAGGTGGGGGGCAGGGAGGTCACCATAGTGGACACACCTGGCCTGTTTGATACTTCTCTCTCTGaggagacagtgaagagagagatagCTAAATGTGTCAACATGTCAGCACCAGGTCCCCACGCCATCATAGTTGTGATTAAAGTAGCTACCttcacagaggaggagagaagtgcAGTGAAAAAGGTTGAGGAGATATTTGGGAAAGATGCCAAAAAATACACCATGATCCTTTTCACCCATGGAGACAAAGTTAAAGGGGGCATCGAAAAATGTGTGGAGCAAGCTGGTGAAGACCTCAAGCTGATTTTGAAGACATTCGGGAATAGGTACCACATCTTCAATAACATGAAAACAAACGACCGTACCCAAGTCTgtgagctgtttgaaaagattgATGACATGGTTGCTGACAACAATGGGGACTTCTACTCTAACTACACATACCAAAAAGTGTCCAAAatgctggaggagagagagtcaaAGCTCAAGGAGGTATATGAGAAGAAACTACGAGAAGAAGTCAAGGCGCTTAAATCAAAATATGAAGAAGCTATGTGCGCACTGCTGGAGGAAAACCTGACTCTAAAAGAGGCTGAAAGGGAgggcagaaacagagagagtgagagaactcAGAAGAGATGGGACAATCGCATTCAAGAGACAAAGAGATTTTATGATGGTTTAAAGAAGAGAACGCGATATGTTGTAGAGCAGGTCCCAGACACTGAGGACTTTGATGACATTGTTGGGCGATACCCAGAGACCCTGTCCTTAAAATGGAACTAA
- the LOC121535016 gene encoding GTPase IMAP family member 8-like, which translates to MDTSPLRIVLLGKSGSGKSSSGNTILGRQAFESRLSFKSVTKTCAEQTGVVSGRQISVVDTPGILSTEEVEEQIKEVCQHALKSPIPCLFLVLLKVDRFTQEDQKIVKEIEKILGDIGIDKSYILFTHGDALKGIKIEDFIFEDEEGVLPKVVRRFGVKYHVFNNDTGSQDQVEELLTKSGHLTSSVPENTEDRRIVLLGRSGVGKSASGNTILGSEQFKSDCGFGSVTTHSEAKTAQVAGREVTVIDTVGLSDEGNSAEHVFDEMLKGFVLSAAGPHAFVFVFEIGRITHNDSEMLSLLKKLCKDDALKYAMVLFTHGDKLKNQQIEDKIQANKDLKQIVEMCGGRYCVFNNEDATNKQQVRNLLERIDEMVAENNGQCYSSELFIIANNLRHEIHAGLRWVVSMIKRFLTWLRDVFEIFLRFFHNQQSPEMEGLLPRYAIGY; encoded by the exons ATGGACACATCACCCCTCAGGATTGTCCTGTTGGGCAAGTCAGGATCTGGGAAAAGTTCATCAGGAAACACCATCCTGGGAAGGCAAGCTTTTGAATCAAGATTAAGCTTCAAGTCTGTGACAAAAACATGTGCAGAGCAGACTGGTGTGGTCTCTGGAAGACAAATCTCGGTGGTCGACACACCAGGAATTCTCAGTACTGAAGAAGTAGAAGAGCAAATTAAAGAAGTGTGTCAACATGCCCTTAAATCACCCATTCCCTGTCTGTTTCTGGTACTACTCAAGGTAGACAGGTTCACTCAGGAGGATCAGAAAATAGTGAAGGAAATTGAGAAGATTTTGGGGGATATAGGAATAGACAAGAGTTACATTCTGTTCACACATGGTGATGCTCTCAAAGGCATAAAAATAGAGGATTTCATCTTTGAAGATGAAGAGGGTGTGCTCCCAAAAGTTGTTCGGAGATTTGGTGTGAAATACCATGTGTTCAACAATGACACTGGAAGTCAAGATCAGGTTGAGGAGCTTCTGACTAAATCGGGACACCTGACATCGA GTGTCCCAGAAAACACAGAAGACAGAAGAATCGTGTTGCTGGGTAGAAGTGGAGTTGGGAAGAGTGCATCAGGGAACACCATTCTCGGGTCTGAACAGTTTAAGTCTGACTGTGGCTTTGGCTCCGTAACCACACATAGTGAAGCCAAAACAGCACAGGTGGCAGGAAGGGAAGTTACTGTGATAGATACAGTTGGTCTTTCTGATGAGGGAAACTCTGCTGAGCATGTATTTGATGAAATGTTGAAGGGGTTCGTACTCTCTGCAGCAGGGCCACATGCCTTTGTCTTTGTGTTTGAGATTGGGAGGATAACACACAATGACAGTGAGATGCTTAGTCTACTTAAAAAGCTATGTAAAGATGATGCTTTGAAATATGCAATGGTTCTTTTCACTCATGGTGATAAACTCAAAAACCAACAAATCGAAGACAAAATACAGGCAAACAAGGATCTAAAACAAATAGTTGAGATGTGTGGTGGCAGGTACTGTGTCTTTAACAACGAAGATGCGACCAACAAACAGCAGGTCAGAAATCTACTGGAGAGAATAGATGAGATGGTAGCAGAAAACAATGGCCAATGTTACAGCTCTGAGCTGTTCATAATTGCAAACAATTTAAGGCATGAGATTCATGCAGGTCTAAGATGGGTCGTGTCAATGATTAAGCGCTTCTTAACATGGTTACGTGATGTCTTTGAAATTTTTTTACGTTTTTTTCACAACCAACAGTCCCCAGAAATGGAAGGCCTACTGCCAAGGTATGCTATTGGCTATTAG